In [Phormidium] sp. ETS-05, the genomic window GACCATTTGGGCGACGGCTCCGAGGAGGCTTAGGGGGGTGCCTGCGGCGGCGGCGACGAGGATGTATCCCATATGGCCGATCGAGCTGTAGGCTACCATGCGTTTGATGTCTTTTTGGGAGATCGCGCTGAGTGCCCCATACACGACGCTAAAAGCTCCAATAATGGCTAAACCAGGAGCCATTAGCGCCCAAGCATCAGGAAATAACTGTAAACCAAACCGGACTAAACCGTAAGCGCCTAATTTGGCGAGAATACCGCCGAGAAGAATGGCGATCGGGGGTGATGCTTCCACATAAGCATCGGGCAACCAGGTATGTAAAGGAACCAGGGGGATTTTGATGCCAAAACCCACCAACAAAACAGTCAGCAAGAGGATTTTTTCCTCCCATGACAAGCCTTTAGTGATTATGGCTTGGTAATCAAAGGCAGAATAGTGATTCAGCCATGCCACCGTACCGGAGTTGCCTAACCAAGCGATGCCTAAAAATGCGGCTAAGATTAAAATACCGGATACTGCTGTATAGAGGAGAAACTTCATCGCGGCATAGGCGCGCTTTTCACCGCCCCAGATGGCGATTAAGAAGTACAGGGGGATGAGTTCTAGTTCATAGAACAGGAAAAATAGAAGCAAGTTTTGGGCGATAAATGACCCAGCCACTCCGGCATTTACTAGGAATATGAGGGCGTAGTAAAACCGGGGTCTGGCGATGTCTTTTTTGGTGCTGTAGATGGCAATCCAAGTGAGGATGCTGTTTAGCACGACTAAGGGGAGAGAAAGTCCGTCAACGGCGAGGTTGTAGCTCAAACCGATGGGTTCTGCCCAGGGGAGATATTCGGCAAATTGGAGTTTGGTACTGGTGATATCAAATTGGGTGAGCAGCCAGAGGCTCCAGAGGAATATACCGGCGGCGATCGTCAATGCCACCCCCCGCACCTGTTCGTCTTTACCCTTGGGCCAAAACCCCACTATTCCCGCACCAATAACTGGTGCTAATAGCAACACACTCAGCATCATTGTCCTCCTTACATCACCTTGGCTATATTGTGGCAGTTACCCGCGTAACTGCCAACTAGGAAATTAACTAATTAAACCGCTCTCACATACTTGTAAATCGTCATCAGCACCCACTAGCTGCAATTTAACCCCAAATTCCTGGCAATAATGGCCAGAGTAAAAACACGACAAAGGCGGCGACGCTGAC contains:
- a CDS encoding NADH-quinone oxidoreductase subunit M; this encodes MLSVLLLAPVIGAGIVGFWPKGKDEQVRGVALTIAAGIFLWSLWLLTQFDITSTKLQFAEYLPWAEPIGLSYNLAVDGLSLPLVVLNSILTWIAIYSTKKDIARPRFYYALIFLVNAGVAGSFIAQNLLLFFLFYELELIPLYFLIAIWGGEKRAYAAMKFLLYTAVSGILILAAFLGIAWLGNSGTVAWLNHYSAFDYQAIITKGLSWEEKILLLTVLLVGFGIKIPLVPLHTWLPDAYVEASPPIAILLGGILAKLGAYGLVRFGLQLFPDAWALMAPGLAIIGAFSVVYGALSAISQKDIKRMVAYSSIGHMGYILVAAAAGTPLSLLGAVAQMVSHGLILALLFHLVGIVETKVGTRELDVLNGLMNPIRGLPLTSALLILGGMASAGIPGLVGFAAEFIVFQGSFSVFPIPTLLCILASGLTAVYFVILLNRTCFGKLDNKLAYYPKVQWDERIPALVLAVIIFVLGVQPNWLLRWSDRTTTAMVADISLPSAQQIATK